From Sphingopyxis sp. USTB-05, the proteins below share one genomic window:
- a CDS encoding DUF2059 domain-containing protein: MTNREGSFMMPSFQSILLAGAAAMLPLGASAHAAPKKDAKEAPVAEVVLAEPAQVEEETSEPFDSEAYAEEAKAKMQKEMDEAIALVEKIFDTSSLPPIDPARLTLAQQTTAALIPTGSIEKMVDNLYGKMFKTLMGEFGGQSDLMLSIKTGVESEQIAKLDEPTKVKVADMFDPHRKEREDQITKVIKPLISEALADMEPPMRNGLAKAYARKFTGAQLTDINGFLATPTGKLYASEWMALQADPEVMLAVIKAVPPLINKFIDRAPEIEKDFKELPKEKQLSDFSDKELSSLAKLMKVDVKVLKEQRDMWKTDAVEATDAVAVDAADDYAVDAAADAATAAADAADYAADAVADPAYDRSNWSAADLKRVEDLETAYENASLAAQQAAEEAAENARKKLPD; the protein is encoded by the coding sequence ATGACCAACAGGGAAGGAAGTTTCATGATGCCGTCGTTCCAATCGATTCTGCTTGCCGGTGCCGCCGCGATGCTGCCGCTGGGCGCATCCGCCCACGCCGCACCGAAGAAAGATGCGAAGGAAGCGCCGGTCGCCGAGGTCGTACTGGCCGAGCCGGCGCAGGTCGAGGAAGAGACCAGCGAGCCCTTCGACAGCGAAGCCTATGCCGAAGAGGCGAAGGCCAAGATGCAGAAGGAAATGGACGAGGCGATCGCGCTCGTCGAAAAAATCTTCGACACGAGCAGCCTGCCGCCGATCGACCCGGCGCGCCTGACGCTCGCGCAGCAGACCACCGCCGCGCTGATCCCGACGGGCAGCATCGAGAAGATGGTCGACAACCTCTACGGCAAGATGTTCAAGACGCTGATGGGCGAATTCGGCGGCCAGTCGGACCTGATGCTGTCGATCAAGACCGGCGTCGAAAGCGAGCAGATCGCGAAGCTCGACGAGCCGACCAAGGTCAAGGTCGCCGACATGTTCGACCCGCATCGCAAGGAGCGTGAAGACCAGATCACAAAGGTGATCAAGCCGCTCATCAGCGAAGCGCTCGCCGACATGGAACCGCCGATGCGGAACGGTCTTGCCAAAGCCTATGCACGCAAGTTCACCGGCGCGCAGCTCACCGACATCAACGGCTTTCTCGCGACGCCGACGGGCAAGCTTTACGCAAGCGAATGGATGGCGCTTCAGGCCGACCCCGAAGTGATGCTTGCGGTGATCAAGGCGGTGCCGCCGCTGATCAACAAATTCATCGACCGCGCCCCCGAGATCGAAAAGGATTTCAAGGAGCTGCCGAAGGAAAAGCAGCTTTCGGACTTCAGCGACAAGGAGCTCTCATCGCTTGCCAAGCTGATGAAGGTCGACGTGAAGGTGCTGAAGGAACAGCGCGACATGTGGAAGACCGACGCGGTGGAAGCCACCGACGCAGTCGCAGTCGACGCCGCTGACGACTATGCCGTCGACGCCGCTGCCGATGCCGCGACCGCGGCGGCAGACGCAGCCGACTATGCGGCCGATGCCGTCGCCGATCCCGCCTATGACCGCAGCAACTGGTCGGCCGCCGACCTGAAGCGCGTCGAGGACCTTGAGACCGCGTACGAAAACGCTTCGCTCGCCGCGCAGCAGGCCGCTGAAGAAGCTGCCGAAAACGCGCGCAAGAAGCTGCCCGACTAA
- a CDS encoding NAD(P)-dependent oxidoreductase yields MASDRMLQFVEREQSYPDKRSAEERARDFREIAERYAAPDADAQAARCSQCGVPYCSVHCPLHNHIPDWLRLTAEGRLREAYELSNATSTMPEICGRICPQDRLCEGNCVIEFSGHGAVTIGSVEKYITDTAWAEGWVEPLHPGAATGQSVGIIGAGPAGLTAAEYLRAAGHEVHVYDRHDRAGGLLTYGIPGFKLEKDVVMRRVDRLVEGGIQFHLGFAVGEDATLDALRQKHDAILIATGVYKAREINVPGNTAGGVIAALDYLIASNRKSFGDTVPAFDDGSLDAKGKHVVVIGGGDTAMDCVRTAVRQGAKSVKCLYRRDRENMPGSQREVANAEEEGVEFVWLSAPESFTADKHVKEVAVAGMRLGAPDASGRRSPEVDPGRKFDVPADMVIKALGFDPEELPHLFGSPDLSVTRWGTLRVDHQTMMTSLPGVFAAGDIVRGASLVVWGIRDGRDVSDQMAKWLKAKAKSEKKAA; encoded by the coding sequence ATGGCTTCCGATCGCATGCTCCAGTTTGTGGAGCGTGAACAATCCTATCCGGACAAGCGCTCCGCCGAAGAGCGCGCACGCGATTTTCGCGAGATCGCCGAGCGCTATGCCGCGCCCGATGCAGACGCGCAGGCTGCGCGCTGTTCGCAGTGCGGCGTGCCTTATTGCTCGGTGCACTGCCCGCTCCACAATCATATTCCCGACTGGCTGCGCCTGACGGCCGAGGGGCGCCTTCGCGAAGCCTATGAGCTCAGCAACGCGACTTCGACGATGCCAGAGATCTGCGGCCGCATCTGTCCGCAGGACCGCCTGTGCGAAGGCAATTGCGTGATCGAATTTTCGGGCCATGGCGCGGTGACGATCGGCAGCGTCGAAAAATATATCACCGACACCGCATGGGCCGAAGGCTGGGTCGAGCCGCTGCATCCCGGCGCCGCAACCGGCCAGTCGGTCGGCATCATCGGCGCCGGCCCCGCAGGGCTGACCGCGGCTGAATATCTGCGTGCCGCGGGGCATGAAGTGCATGTCTATGACCGGCACGACCGAGCGGGCGGCCTCCTCACTTATGGCATCCCCGGCTTCAAGCTGGAGAAGGATGTCGTGATGCGCCGCGTCGATCGGCTGGTCGAGGGCGGTATCCAGTTTCACCTCGGCTTCGCGGTTGGCGAGGATGCGACGCTCGACGCGCTGCGCCAGAAGCATGATGCGATCCTGATCGCGACGGGCGTCTACAAGGCGCGTGAGATCAACGTGCCGGGCAACACGGCCGGCGGTGTGATCGCCGCGCTCGATTATCTGATCGCGTCGAACCGCAAGAGCTTTGGCGACACCGTGCCTGCTTTCGACGACGGCAGCCTCGACGCAAAGGGCAAGCATGTCGTTGTCATCGGCGGCGGCGACACCGCGATGGACTGCGTCCGTACCGCCGTCCGTCAGGGCGCGAAGTCGGTGAAATGCCTCTATCGCCGCGACCGCGAGAATATGCCGGGGTCGCAGCGCGAGGTCGCCAATGCCGAGGAGGAAGGCGTCGAGTTCGTGTGGCTGTCAGCGCCCGAAAGCTTCACCGCCGACAAGCATGTGAAGGAAGTCGCGGTTGCGGGGATGCGCCTCGGCGCGCCCGACGCGAGCGGCCGCCGCAGCCCCGAGGTCGACCCCGGCCGCAAGTTCGACGTGCCCGCCGATATGGTGATCAAGGCGCTGGGCTTCGATCCCGAAGAACTGCCGCACCTGTTCGGCTCGCCCGATCTCAGCGTTACCCGCTGGGGTACTTTGCGCGTCGATCACCAGACGATGATGACCAGCCTGCCCGGCGTTTTTGCCGCGGGAGACATTGTGCGCGGCGCCAGCCTGGTCGTCTGGGGCATCCGCGACGGGCGCGATGTGAGCGATCAGATGGCAAAGTGGTTGAAAGCCAAGGCCAAAAGCGAAAAGAAGGCAGCATGA